From uncultured Desulfobacter sp.:
TCTCCCAACGATTCCTGGGGAATGGTTCGGCCGATAAGTATTAAAAGGTTCCCCAGCAAATCGGGCGTCTGGGTGTTCATATTGTCATGCAGGGCCTCTGCCACCTCGGCGCTTTTGTCACTAAAATATTCAAAGGCTTTGAAGCGGTCTTCAATATTTGGTGACGCCAGTAGCCGGACATTGTTTTTACAGGGGGCCTTATGGGGTGTTATTGGTTGGGGCGGTGTTAACTGGATTGCTGCCGGTTTAGGCTTTGTCGGCAGGGGTTTTGCCGATCTGGCCGCTTTGTTTTTTTTGGGTGACTGGTAGGCAGGTGTGGCTTTTCGTTTACCCTTTAAAAAAACCAGAGCATCCAGGACATCCGAATCGCATTTGTCGGTTTGTGCAATCTGTTCCAACCGCTGCAAAGCCTTGTTCGTGCCGATACGTTCCATGGCTGTGACTGCTTCCTTACGCAGTTCAAGATCATCGTAAAAAATAAATTCTGCCAGATCATCAACGAGAAACTCCATGCCAAGTCGCCCGACGGCCCGGAAAATGTCTTTGAGCAGGTCCTTGTTGGTCTCCTTGCTCAGAATATACTTGATTAAATGGGTTATGGGGCCAGGACGCTCCGGATTGGTGTGATTGATAAGGATTATGGAAAATTTAAAATTAATATGTGCTCGGTCCATAGTGAGTTGATACAAACGTGGGCGAAGGGGATGGGTAGGCCCCATGGTATTCATAAGAAAAAATAAAATATCATAAGCAATATTGTCCGGTGCCAGGGCGAGCTGTTCAATTATAGCCTGCTGCTGGTTTTCATCACGGTTTAAAATCTGTAACAGGGTATCTGAATTTATCTCCCCTGTTTTGATAATCCTTTCAAATTCCGAAATAAATGATGCCATATATTCTTCTTATGAGTCATATCCTTTAGGGTTTTTTTGTTGCCAGTGCCATGCATCTTTGCACATATCTTCAATGTCCAGGGCGGCTTTCCAGCCAAGTTCGCGCTCGGCTTTAGACGGATCTGCCCAGCATGCGGCGATGTCGCCCGGTCTGCGGGAGGCAATTTCGTAGGGGATATTGTGTCCGCAGGCCTTTTCAAACCCTTTGATCATCTCAATTACGGAATATCCCCGGCCGGTGCCAAGGTTGTAAATACCCACACCTGGGGTTTCCATGAGCTTTTGAAGGCAGCAGATATGTCCTTTGGCAAGGTCGGTGACATGGATGAAATCCCGGACCCCGGTACCGTCCGGGGTATCGTAATCATTGCCGAAAACATTGACCCGGGGCAGCTGGCCTATGGCCACCCGGGCCACATAAGGCATCAGGTTGTTGGGAATGTCCCTGGGATCTTCACCAATGTCTCCGGACGGATGTGCTCCCACGGGGTTGAAATATCGCAACAAGGTAATGTGCCATTTGGGGTCGGCTGTGTAAAGATCGGACAGGATTTCTTCAATCATCAATTTGGTTCTGCCATAGGGGTTGGTTACGGACAGGGGAAAGTCTTCCGTGATGGGCAGGCTGGCGGGGTTGCCGTAAACCGTCGCAGATGATGAAAATACAATGGCGGTAACACCTGATTTTTCCATGGCTGCAATCAGGTTCAGGGTGCCGGTTATATTGTTGTGGTAATAACGCAGGGGCTGTGAAACCGATTCTCCCACAGCTTTAAGCCCTGCAAAGTGGATCACGGCTTCAATATCTTTATGGGCTTTGAACACCGCATGGGTGCCGGCTTCATCCAGCAGATCCGTTTGAAAAAACGCAAGGTCTTTTCCCGTAATGTTTCTAACCCGGTCAAGGGCCTTGGCAGACGAATTGACAAGATTGTCCAGTACTACCACGTCGTGGCCCTGGTTCAGCAGTTCAACGCAGGTATGGCTGCCGATATATCCGGCACCACCGGTGACAAGAATTTTCATTTGAATTCCTTGTAAGTTTTGAAAGTTATCTCTTTTTTCCAGGACGCCTTGTTGAATATTTCAGAACATATGTTACATGTTTTGCACATTTTTGTACAGGAGGTAAGGGTGGTAAAAAATTCGCTTCCCAGACGGGGGTTGTCTATGTGCCATTGCCGGGCAAGTATTTCCGGTGTATCCATCAGGTCAAGAAGATTGCCGTTATAATTCCCTTTGGCATAGGCACTGATGCACCTTTTTAAAAATCGCACGCCCCGGGTACGGCCGCAAAGTTTTATGCCATCGGCAACGCCCTGATAATGGTGAATGTCTTCGGGCCGGATAAACGGGGATTTAAGAAACGCGTGGGGTTGAAAGTCAAAATAGGCCTGGCACCCTATATCTTGATTCATTCGAAATGTGCCTTCCCTGGCAAGTCCGGTATTGGAAAGGGCAATATGGGCATCGTGGCTGAGCTTGAACGGGCATTGGTAAATGCAGCCTTCATTGGCCAGAAGTTCAATGCGTAGGTCCGGGTCGTACGCTTTGACTGCCTTTGACAGGGCGGCCAGTGTTTCAGGGTTTCTGTTTAAAGCGCGGTCAGGCACAATGCGAGCCGGTTTTTTAAACCGGAGAAGGGCAAGCAAATCAAAAAAAGAGAAGAATTTGTCAGGGCTGTCCAGCATGGCGTTTATTCCCGGTATAGCTTCAAGGCGGGGGATAATTTCATGCCCTGTCTGGTCAAGGGCGCGCAAAAGATACATATCTGAAAACACAATGCCTTTTATGCCGACGGTATTGTCGAGGCGTGCAATATCATCGAGTATCCCGGACAAAGTGGTATTGTCCGCATATATATTGGGGGGTATGAAGCGGGTGTTCATTAAGATATATTTGTCAATTGCCTTCAAGGAGGACAAACTGGTGCATAGATCCTGGGTCTCAGATGCAAGGCCATCAGCAATTCGTACCCTTGCATCGGTTAT
This genomic window contains:
- a CDS encoding HEAT repeat domain-containing protein is translated as MASFISEFERIIKTGEINSDTLLQILNRDENQQQAIIEQLALAPDNIAYDILFFLMNTMGPTHPLRPRLYQLTMDRAHINFKFSIILINHTNPERPGPITHLIKYILSKETNKDLLKDIFRAVGRLGMEFLVDDLAEFIFYDDLELRKEAVTAMERIGTNKALQRLEQIAQTDKCDSDVLDALVFLKGKRKATPAYQSPKKNKAARSAKPLPTKPKPAAIQLTPPQPITPHKAPCKNNVRLLASPNIEDRFKAFEYFSDKSAEVAEALHDNMNTQTPDLLGNLLILIGRTIPQESLGDLLALAEQKNIENPDRFSLYTALSHYPELESTAPIVKAVTDPAIFVSMAAIRVLDRHCSDYVVAEIRKKIESGTKAGETLATTILDTSAPRLIEALMASDTFSYISSNYLESSAPIRAIDTWIRILEKRKLTSTVKKFVRIKENRSKTDRPVVVVIHQSAPYTDVFSKFIHGSGFCARTFSGPQEASELIVSEKPAGIITDFFVEQMRVNDFAREIREIYPAAEVPLMVSSLQRHLDKSNLASMFQTWGINGFWEFPPKPSRIKSLVGGK
- the galE gene encoding UDP-glucose 4-epimerase GalE; this translates as MKILVTGGAGYIGSHTCVELLNQGHDVVVLDNLVNSSAKALDRVRNITGKDLAFFQTDLLDEAGTHAVFKAHKDIEAVIHFAGLKAVGESVSQPLRYYHNNITGTLNLIAAMEKSGVTAIVFSSSATVYGNPASLPITEDFPLSVTNPYGRTKLMIEEILSDLYTADPKWHITLLRYFNPVGAHPSGDIGEDPRDIPNNLMPYVARVAIGQLPRVNVFGNDYDTPDGTGVRDFIHVTDLAKGHICCLQKLMETPGVGIYNLGTGRGYSVIEMIKGFEKACGHNIPYEIASRRPGDIAACWADPSKAERELGWKAALDIEDMCKDAWHWQQKNPKGYDS